In the genome of Desulfovibrio sp. JC010, one region contains:
- a CDS encoding DGQHR domain-containing protein, producing MPIKAPKIDLSPLLEKKSERITAYKRKKLKYHSETIKKHELEGRLEKDWEIQRTNKNTYRIKKDKRHDVLLEDRAWTLFYKMGYPILNDDRFVISYEREDGSIGKKQIDVFAKDDETVVIVECKSKKKRGRRTLQKDIHESIYLQQPIRNALHSKYGRKPALKIIWMYITNNIIWSKPDIERATSGNIIIVTENELDYFEAFLKHMGPAGKYQILSEFLKGQKIHGLDNVVLPAIKGKIGGETFYSFVCTPRALLKIAFVNHQALNHPDGRPAYQRMITPSRIKEIGKYIEKGGYFPTNILVNLIESPRWDAISSKQNTDPNIKFGWITLPKKYRSAWIIDGQHRLYGYSYLDDEYLDQSLFVLAFEKLSTHKEADLFITINNKQKSVPKSILVSLLSDLKIDSAVPKERISALSSGIVKILNSDPSSVFFNRFKIEGVTGGGNRNLTIPEFVNGLTRSGLVGKVVHNVLVPGPLAAGVDNETFKKATQILNLYFEEVCNAHPDRWANEPPSYIAVNPGIRAHLLLIDEIIRYRGFKDEIEFDSLPPDEIATILIESTKTIREYIKTATDEQIKDDFSRKFGEGGVKEYFWRLCELMASEYEDFGSEDFRDYLQQKKDGRAEAAHLDIIKLTEDITDYVIANLKRVYGEKELASGEKAYWAEGIDSRRAKEKAYKKQQDYGPQDQLPKEAYLDLVDLKDIAKQKNNWPHFESVFNIQMPDEQKGKKYYLNWLISFNELRRTPGHKSSLRVYSEENYAFIEWLKQEFYSRLKTATAEWKGYADSSLFKMGRR from the coding sequence ATGCCCATTAAAGCACCCAAAATTGATTTATCCCCCCTGCTTGAGAAAAAAAGTGAACGGATCACAGCTTATAAAAGGAAAAAGCTGAAATACCATTCAGAGACTATAAAAAAACATGAACTGGAAGGCCGACTTGAAAAAGACTGGGAAATCCAGCGAACAAATAAAAACACATACCGAATCAAAAAAGACAAAAGACATGATGTCTTACTTGAAGATCGTGCATGGACCTTATTTTATAAAATGGGCTATCCCATACTAAATGATGATCGATTCGTAATCAGTTACGAAAGAGAAGATGGGTCAATCGGCAAAAAACAAATTGACGTCTTTGCCAAAGATGATGAAACGGTTGTAATCGTTGAATGCAAATCCAAAAAAAAACGTGGACGCCGAACTCTTCAAAAAGATATTCATGAGAGCATTTATCTACAACAGCCAATTCGGAACGCTCTACATAGCAAATATGGGCGTAAACCAGCTTTAAAAATCATATGGATGTATATCACCAATAACATTATATGGTCTAAGCCGGATATTGAACGGGCAACATCTGGCAACATTATTATCGTTACTGAAAACGAACTTGATTATTTTGAAGCCTTTTTGAAACACATGGGCCCAGCAGGAAAATATCAAATTCTTTCCGAGTTCTTGAAAGGGCAAAAAATTCATGGCTTAGACAACGTTGTTCTCCCTGCCATCAAAGGCAAAATTGGAGGCGAGACCTTTTACAGTTTCGTTTGCACTCCAAGAGCCTTGTTAAAAATTGCCTTCGTAAACCACCAAGCCCTGAACCACCCTGACGGACGGCCCGCATATCAAAGAATGATCACTCCAAGTCGCATCAAGGAGATTGGCAAATACATTGAAAAAGGCGGATACTTCCCAACCAATATATTAGTAAACCTGATCGAATCACCACGCTGGGACGCTATTTCAAGCAAGCAAAACACAGATCCAAACATCAAGTTTGGCTGGATTACACTGCCCAAAAAATATCGAAGTGCTTGGATCATTGACGGCCAGCATAGATTATATGGTTATTCTTATCTTGACGATGAATATTTGGATCAAAGTCTTTTTGTTTTGGCTTTCGAAAAGCTATCAACACACAAAGAAGCTGACCTCTTTATCACAATCAATAACAAACAAAAAAGCGTTCCCAAAAGTATTCTGGTTAGTTTGCTATCTGATCTCAAAATTGACTCAGCCGTCCCTAAAGAAAGAATCTCTGCGCTATCCTCGGGTATTGTAAAAATACTAAACTCAGATCCGTCGAGTGTATTTTTCAACCGATTTAAAATTGAGGGTGTGACAGGAGGGGGCAACAGAAACCTTACCATACCTGAATTTGTTAATGGACTGACTCGCTCTGGTCTCGTTGGAAAAGTAGTCCACAATGTACTTGTGCCCGGCCCCCTTGCGGCTGGAGTAGACAACGAAACATTCAAAAAAGCCACGCAAATTCTCAATCTCTATTTCGAGGAAGTTTGCAATGCTCACCCTGACCGCTGGGCCAACGAGCCACCTTCTTACATTGCCGTAAACCCCGGAATCAGAGCACACCTGCTTTTGATTGACGAAATTATTCGTTATCGGGGATTTAAAGATGAAATTGAATTTGACTCCTTACCTCCAGATGAGATAGCAACCATCCTCATTGAGTCGACCAAAACAATTCGAGAATACATTAAGACGGCTACTGACGAACAAATTAAGGACGACTTCTCAAGGAAATTTGGTGAGGGAGGGGTTAAGGAATACTTCTGGCGGTTGTGCGAATTGATGGCGAGTGAATATGAAGACTTTGGCTCCGAAGATTTTAGAGACTACCTCCAACAAAAAAAAGATGGGCGTGCAGAAGCTGCTCACTTGGACATCATCAAGTTAACCGAAGACATAACGGATTACGTCATAGCGAACCTTAAACGTGTATATGGTGAAAAAGAATTAGCTTCTGGCGAAAAAGCATATTGGGCAGAAGGCATTGACAGCCGTAGAGCAAAAGAAAAGGCGTATAAAAAGCAGCAAGACTATGGTCCACAGGATCAACTCCCAAAGGAAGCCTATTTAGACCTAGTTGACCTTAAAGACATAGCAAAACAGAAAAACAACTGGCCTCATTTTGAGTCTGTTTTCAACATCCAGATGCCTGATGAGCAAAAAGGTAAAAAGTATTATTTAAACTGGCTAATATCGTTCAATGAGCTAAGAAGAACTCCCGGACATAAAAGTAGCTTAAGAGTTTATTCCGAAGAGAATTACGCTTTTATAGAATGGTTAAAACAAGAATTTTACTCCCGGCTGAAAACTGCAACAGCTGAATGGAAAGGTTATGCCGATAGTTCCCTTTTTAAAATGGGCAGGCGGTAA
- a CDS encoding AlpA family transcriptional regulator has translation MQGLLSTKEAAEKLGLSPGTLEVWRCLGKGPRYIKIGRRVGYDLKDLDAYVESCKVVPLDEMSDLPRNR, from the coding sequence ATGCAAGGGCTATTAAGCACAAAAGAAGCTGCTGAAAAATTGGGACTCAGTCCCGGAACTCTTGAAGTATGGCGTTGTCTGGGAAAAGGACCGCGCTATATCAAAATCGGCAGGCGCGTGGGGTACGATTTAAAAGATCTGGATGCCTACGTGGAATCCTGCAAGGTCGTGCCGCTTGATGAAATGTCTGACCTGCCGAGGAACAGATGA
- a CDS encoding Fic family protein, with protein sequence MTFWPIVIPDRKDIGPLKDMAQEVIASSASLEGRVAADTAKVIGDHLRLINSYYSNLIEGHKSTLRDIEDAMDKRFDADSEKRYAQDLCAAHVLAEMELMNDIENGTVKNIASQDLLRLIHTRFYSHLSPDHLYTHEKDGFTDIPVLPGEFRDRLISVGPNVATGGSIGPNPENLNVALQQFSDDYNQQQYFGDERIIAMAASHHRLTWLHPFRDGNGRVSRLFSTLYMARCDINKSNLWSLSRGLSRNKEEYMINLFSCDPAPEGEKATHSASELLADFVEFMFEVCLDQIGFMSNLLSLETIERRIEWFVEVNSLKRGGKLHPDSARLLRAVFMQGKVKRGEAGTILNKATSTARKIVKELIDEGLLTSATPKSPLQVALPSKALPYYFPDIYNPSVIGKDYIDMIAKR encoded by the coding sequence ATGACCTTTTGGCCGATAGTAATTCCTGACCGAAAAGACATTGGGCCTTTAAAAGATATGGCTCAGGAAGTTATCGCCTCATCGGCTTCTCTTGAAGGCCGGGTGGCAGCAGACACAGCTAAAGTAATTGGAGATCATCTTCGGCTAATCAATAGTTACTACAGCAACCTCATTGAAGGTCACAAATCGACTCTCCGTGATATTGAAGATGCCATGGACAAACGTTTTGATGCTGATTCTGAAAAAAGATACGCACAAGACTTATGTGCTGCACACGTTCTGGCAGAAATGGAACTAATGAACGATATTGAAAATGGCACTGTAAAAAATATCGCCAGCCAAGACCTGCTGAGGCTGATTCATACCAGATTTTACAGCCACTTGTCGCCAGACCATCTTTATACTCATGAAAAAGATGGTTTTACAGATATTCCCGTGCTGCCGGGAGAATTTCGAGACAGACTTATTTCGGTCGGGCCAAACGTCGCAACAGGTGGCTCGATCGGACCTAATCCTGAAAATTTGAATGTAGCTCTGCAACAATTTTCAGATGACTATAACCAGCAGCAATATTTTGGTGATGAGAGGATTATAGCCATGGCCGCCTCCCATCACCGCCTGACATGGTTACATCCGTTCAGGGATGGAAATGGCCGCGTGTCACGCTTGTTTTCAACTCTTTATATGGCCCGGTGCGATATTAATAAATCAAACCTGTGGTCACTGTCGCGTGGATTGTCCAGAAACAAAGAAGAATACATGATCAATCTGTTTTCATGCGACCCTGCGCCGGAAGGGGAAAAGGCTACTCATAGCGCAAGCGAGCTTCTTGCTGATTTTGTAGAATTTATGTTTGAAGTATGTCTTGATCAGATCGGCTTTATGAGCAACCTGCTTTCGCTTGAAACGATTGAGCGGCGTATTGAGTGGTTTGTTGAAGTCAATTCTTTAAAGCGTGGCGGAAAACTGCATCCAGATTCAGCCCGCCTGCTACGTGCTGTATTTATGCAAGGAAAGGTTAAAAGGGGTGAGGCTGGCACTATCCTTAACAAAGCGACATCAACAGCTCGAAAGATTGTTAAAGAACTCATTGACGAAGGCTTACTCACATCTGCCACGCCAAAGTCACCTTTACAAGTAGCACTGCCGTCCAAAGCATTGCCGTACTACTTCCCGGACATATACAATCCAAGTGTCATCGGCAAAGACTATATTGATATGATTGCTAAAAGATAA
- a CDS encoding site-specific integrase: MKARNTTEWKKINSTRGVRYYEHATRKYKGNPDKYFSVRWYRQGKTLEEGIGWSSEGWKVAEIADLRHKLQQNYKSGEDPNTFAALKEHHARKKAEAAALEAKEQIKEITFQEFFEQYYIPWKRDRKKRKTWTDDVKRADKRIHPFLGGFPLSAITPDLLQEFMDSLYDAKLAEATVLHHMAIIRSVFNRAASTIVKDVVIFSGQSPIDHIELPQIGNKNQRERFLTKEEAKLLMSATLKKAEKSERDLWRQSWQDLHDAMLLSLHTGLRLGEIQRAEWHDVNFYGKSLTVRLISNNQKPGGTIPLNSVALDVLMRRREASDDALIFPPLSGGKKKENLSKQFKIIADELKLNKFATAKSQRIVFHSLRHTFASWLAIAGVDIYRIKTLMRHKTINMTMRYAHLSPDYSQGAVDLLTMD, translated from the coding sequence ATGAAAGCACGTAATACCACCGAATGGAAAAAAATTAACAGCACCAGAGGCGTCCGATATTATGAACATGCGACTCGAAAATACAAAGGGAATCCTGACAAATATTTCTCGGTTCGCTGGTACCGCCAAGGCAAGACCTTAGAAGAAGGTATCGGATGGTCCTCAGAAGGTTGGAAAGTAGCCGAAATCGCCGACCTCAGACACAAGCTTCAGCAGAATTATAAGTCAGGGGAAGATCCCAACACATTTGCCGCACTCAAAGAACATCATGCCAGAAAAAAAGCTGAGGCCGCAGCTCTCGAAGCCAAAGAGCAGATCAAAGAAATAACCTTCCAAGAATTCTTCGAGCAATACTATATTCCGTGGAAACGTGACCGCAAAAAAAGAAAGACATGGACGGATGATGTAAAAAGAGCCGACAAGCGCATTCATCCATTTCTTGGCGGATTTCCCCTGTCTGCGATTACTCCAGACCTCCTTCAGGAATTCATGGATTCGCTCTACGACGCTAAGCTGGCTGAGGCGACCGTGCTTCACCACATGGCGATTATACGATCTGTATTTAATCGTGCAGCATCAACGATTGTTAAAGACGTCGTGATTTTTTCAGGGCAATCCCCCATCGACCACATAGAACTGCCCCAGATCGGCAACAAGAACCAAAGAGAACGTTTCCTCACCAAAGAAGAAGCCAAACTCTTAATGTCTGCGACACTGAAGAAAGCTGAAAAATCTGAAAGGGATCTCTGGCGTCAAAGCTGGCAGGATCTGCATGATGCAATGCTGCTATCCCTGCACACAGGACTGAGGCTTGGCGAAATTCAACGTGCTGAATGGCATGATGTCAACTTCTATGGAAAATCACTGACAGTGAGACTCATCAGTAACAACCAAAAGCCGGGCGGGACTATTCCTCTCAACTCAGTGGCCCTTGATGTACTCATGCGCCGCAGGGAAGCATCCGACGATGCGCTGATCTTCCCTCCCCTCTCCGGGGGCAAAAAGAAAGAGAACCTTTCAAAGCAATTCAAGATCATTGCCGACGAATTGAAACTGAATAAATTCGCTACCGCCAAGAGCCAGCGAATCGTATTCCATTCCCTGCGCCATACTTTCGCCTCTTGGCTGGCTATTGCCGGAGTGGACATTTACAGAATCAAGACTTTGATGCGCCATAAGACCATCAACATGACCATGCGCTACGCCCACCTCAGCCCTGATTATTCGCAGGGGGCTGTGGACCTGCTGACTATGGATTAA
- a CDS encoding HigA family addiction module antitoxin encodes MPMNNPPHPGELISSVYMEEYNLSCRKLAIMLGVAPSTLARVLNAKSAVSPEMALRLSKVLGRTPESWLAMQANYDLGKIRSQIDLSGVISVRADSPIA; translated from the coding sequence ATGCCTATGAACAATCCCCCGCATCCCGGTGAGCTTATCAGCTCTGTGTATATGGAAGAATATAATTTAAGCTGCCGCAAGCTGGCAATTATGCTCGGCGTGGCTCCGTCCACTCTCGCCCGTGTCCTGAACGCCAAAAGCGCGGTCTCTCCTGAGATGGCCCTACGACTTTCAAAAGTACTCGGACGCACCCCGGAAAGCTGGCTGGCTATGCAGGCCAACTATGATCTGGGGAAGATTCGCAGTCAGATTGATTTGTCTGGGGTCATTTCTGTGCGTGCTGATTCACCGATTGCATAA